In the genome of Arachis stenosperma cultivar V10309 chromosome 6, arast.V10309.gnm1.PFL2, whole genome shotgun sequence, the window ACAAGTTTATTAAACTATTTTATAAGTTTGGACctgatttatttaaaattaagcATTTAAATTAGTTTAGATCTGGAATTTTATATCAGGCTACACCAGACCAAATGCAAGTCAGTTACAAACTATCTGGCCTATTTTTACCTATACATACGATTGGGTTCTATTCTggttcaaaatttaaatacaaagaaaaagaaaaaatattgatGTTCTCATTCTCAAAACACCATTTTAAAGACTTCAAATCGTCCCCTTTATATCTATAAAAACTATAGTATGTTTTTATCGTTATATGTGATATGTAATGGTCATATACGAGAATCAATGTTCCATCTCATCAATGAATGTGACTAACGAgagttaattttaagaattaatttatGCATTAGATTCTTTTAAAAGCTAAAGTATTCAATCTAAAACTTTTTAAGAATTGATATGACTGACTATCAAGAGTTAACTTTTGATTATAAATGTGAAAACGTGATTTTTATTTAAGTGATTAATTAGTATGTGATTTTTTCGTGTTTATATCTGTAACATAATTGATGGTTACACTAGAGAAAATGGTTCAACATAATTGATTTTTTGTGCTTCTCatgttaatttcttgttttggttttatttgttagtaattttttttaggtGCACAAATAACACGATGTTATAATTAAATAAGAATCTGTATGACACAATAACAAAATCACAGGATATTGTATGTGAGTTGAATATATCAGGTAACTTGTAATTAAtcacaaaaaagaagaagaaaagtgcTCTAAGAAGCAAGATATTGGCCATATTAGCAACCTTTTTcatgtgtgtatatatatataaccaaagacacaaattaagaaacagaaaaaaaagTTCATGTCCAAGTAAAGTGACTATGGTGAATGCTTCATCCGCTACCAATGTGAACATTAATGGCAATGAGGAAAATAACCATGAATccaaagaagagaagagagtgGACAAATATGGAGATGCCACTGGTTTGAAAGTTGAGAAACTCCACCACACGTCCTTTGCCCGGAAGCTGGAACAGTAAACCTGGCGAGAACACCACGAACAGGACTAAACCAATAATTACAGGAGCCCAATCTGCCATTTAATTTGTGTGCTCTTAACGTCTCTCTTTTgctaaaggaagaagaaagagttGAACATAGAAATTACATTAAGCAATCAAGGAGGAGGATTTAATAGCAAAATGAGTGGCGATAATAGATGTGGGATAAGACATCATAAAGTTCAAGGAGGGAGAGTTAGTAAGTAAGacgttaaaaataaaaattgaagatGGGACAAATGGAACGGTTTATGATCGGTGTAGTCATTGGATGCAATGATTCCTTGGACGGCTACTACTAAAGGTGAAAACCCTCAAAAATTCAGGTGCAGTCAACTTCaggtgaagttgatagttgagagacattagataaaaatttaatcaaataaatcaaatcatttaacgactctcaactatcaacttcatgtgaagtCGAATGCACCTGAATTTCCACttattttcatatgaaattgTTAGtcaaaaattattagataatttgatatatttaactaaattattatctaataatttttaactagcaactttatataaatataactaTACATGAGTTTCTACTAAATAGTAAATATAATAACCTAGACTTAGATCGATATTGCTAAAAAAAACagtataattagattttttaaatagtatcatttattaagtttttagaggagagagaaaataaaaaataaatatattttttaaattttttgaataaataaaatgtg includes:
- the LOC130936848 gene encoding uncharacterized protein LOC130936848 yields the protein MADWAPVIIGLVLFVVFSPGLLFQLPGKGRVVEFLNFQTSGISIFVHSLLFFGFMVIFLIAINVHIGSG